One segment of Lytechinus pictus isolate F3 Inbred chromosome 13, Lp3.0, whole genome shotgun sequence DNA contains the following:
- the LOC129274982 gene encoding probable ubiquitin carboxyl-terminal hydrolase MINDY-4 produces the protein MVSREFVENIASSLVREYLSRKDCKSTLKVMDSEMPRTEQSISNRSQLAREVHIEKIMRKNKDATEPYRSMIEVIVKFLIEKGSSSKDNDGIPEQRSSTDLRSSERKTSHSSRGKHKEKSDQKQHGAKSPRTSNSSPTELTGLPQSDVSTGSLGREPTMVITMKDRPNVKPDDLQLAKDLQSQKSIGSDESKNRLSSSSSSLSNMNNTGKKSIRPGSASKNRGLSGPITSSLDPGDRRRSQKSSKSSAHSLISASKSATFEPDTSTSGFDLSPSKQTTSSSSRGLLKNFGFDLSPENTLEKTESPGKDASQGLDGKTNGHTTLSSAKADRSSRHRRSFDDNTEVGRPGSRSGVSSSRKGPSLDMPSVSTQKKEVSTLGDLEMGDIDDLDDDFQGIQLGSYTPSSKKPIDTRPITQQLAMQLKTLLFGQGTGCFNDEWRLQGLGFNELSDISYGIVQHKV, from the exons GACTGCAAGAGCACCCTGAAAGTCATGGATTCTGAGATGCCAAGGACGGAGCAGAGTATCAGTAACAGATCACAGCTCGCCAGGGAGGTGCACATTGAAAAAATCATGAGGAAAAACAAG GACGCCACTGAGCCATATCGATCTATGATCGAAGTCATCGTCAAGTTTCTGATTGAAAAAGGGTCTAGCAGCAAGGACAATGATGGTATCCCCGAGCAGCGATCTTCCACGGATCTCAGGTCATCAGAAAGGAAGACTTCACACTCATCCAGGGGGAAGCACAAGGAGAAGTCGGATCAGAAGCAACATGGTGCGAAGTCTCCCAGAACAAGTAACAGTAGTCCTACCG AATTGACCGGTTTACCTCAGTCAGACGTCAGTACAGGATCGCTAGGTCGAGAACCCACCATGGTCATCACCATGAAAGACCGGCCGAACGTGAAACCAGATGACCTACAGCTTGCCAAAGATCTTCAGTCACAGAAATCCATTGGTTCGGATGAAAGTAAAAACAGATTGTCCTCTTCTTCATCGTCATTGAGTAACATGAATAACACTGGAAAGAAGTCTATTCGGCCGGGCAGTGCTTCGAAAAATAGGGGATTATCAGGACCCATCACCAGCAGCTTAGAT cCTGGAGATAGAAGAAGAAGTCAAAAGAGTTCAAAGTCCTCGGCGCACTCCCTGATATCAGCAAGTAAGTCTGCGACCTTTGAACCTGACACATCTACCTCAGGCTTTGACCTTTCCCCTTCCAAGCAGACGACGTCGTCTTCAAGCCGTGGCCTTCTGAAGAACTTTGGCTTTGATCTCTCTCCGGAAAATACCCTAGAGAAGACGGAGTCCCCCGGTAAGGATGCATCACAAGGATTGGATGGAAAGACCAATGGACACACCACCTTGTCCTCTGCAAAGGCCGACAGATCATCAAGGCACAGAAGATCCTTTGATGATAACACGGAAGTTGGTAGACCAGGAAGTAGATCAGGAGTTAGCAGCTCtag GAAAGGACCATCTTTGGACATGCCATCAGTAAGCACTCAAAAGAAAGAAGTCTCAACCCTAGGTGACCTTGAGATGGGGGATATAGACGACCTTGATGATGACTTTCAAGGAATCCAGCTTGGGTCGTACACACCGAGCAGCAAGAAACCCATCGATACCAGACCAATCACACAACAGCTAGCAATG CAATTAAAGACCCTCTTGTTCGGTCAAGGAACTGGGTGTTTCAATGATGAATGGAGGTTGCAGGGACTCGGCTTCAATGAGCTATCAGACATTTCATATGGAATCGTTCAACACAAGGTATGA